A stretch of Girardinichthys multiradiatus isolate DD_20200921_A chromosome 20, DD_fGirMul_XY1, whole genome shotgun sequence DNA encodes these proteins:
- the vamp3 gene encoding vesicle-associated membrane protein 3 isoform X2, whose protein sequence is MSAAGPEGSAAASGNKRLQQTQAQVDEVVDIMRVNVDKVLERDQKLSELDDRADALQAGASQFETSAAKLKRKYWWKNCKMWAILIAVVVIIIIIIIIWSTSN, encoded by the exons GTCAGCCGCCGGTCCAGAAGGTTCTGCTGCAGCATCAGGCAACAAGCGCTTGCAGCAGACACAGGCCCAGGTGGATGAG GTAGTGGATATTATGCGTGTTAATGTGGACAAAGTACTGGAACGTGATCAGAAACTGTCTGAACTGGATGACAGAGCAGATGCACTGCAGGCTGGAGCCTCCCAGTTTGAGACCAGTGCGGCTAAGCTGAAACGGAAGTACTGGTGGAAGAACTGCAAG ATGTGGGCCATCTTGATAGCTGTTGTGgtgatcatcatcatcatcattatta TTTGGAGCACCTCAAACTGA